In Vibrio sp. 10N, the following proteins share a genomic window:
- the tadA gene encoding tRNA adenosine(34) deaminase TadA: MTDKPTPSTTSTDTTFSEQDHTFMRRAMELASLAEAEGEVPVGALLVKDGEVVAEGWNQSIGAHDASAHAEMQVIRKAGKVLENYRLLDTTLYVTLEPCPMCAGALLHSRVKRVVFGAPDLKAGAAGTVLNLFESQASYHYADVESGLLEQECRHQLQAFFKRRRKEIKAAKQEKQRQEQQEQLGQKMDK; encoded by the coding sequence ATGACTGACAAGCCTACACCGTCAACGACTTCGACAGACACCACCTTTAGCGAACAAGATCATACTTTTATGCGCCGAGCGATGGAGCTAGCCTCTCTTGCCGAAGCAGAAGGTGAGGTCCCGGTAGGTGCGTTGCTGGTAAAAGACGGTGAGGTCGTCGCTGAGGGTTGGAACCAATCTATCGGCGCGCATGATGCCAGTGCTCACGCAGAAATGCAGGTTATCCGCAAAGCAGGCAAGGTGTTGGAAAACTATCGACTGCTTGATACCACGCTATATGTCACCCTAGAGCCTTGCCCAATGTGTGCTGGCGCACTTTTACATAGCCGTGTAAAACGGGTTGTCTTTGGTGCACCCGATTTAAAAGCGGGCGCAGCAGGTACGGTATTAAATCTGTTTGAAAGCCAAGCGTCTTATCACTATGCAGATGTTGAGTCTGGGTTACTTGAGCAAGAGTGTCGTCATCAGCTGCAAGCCTTTTTTAAACGTCGTCGAAAAGAGATCAAAGCCGCTAAGCAAGAAAAACAGAGGCAAGAGCAGCAGGAGCAGTTAGGGCAGAAAATGGATAAGTAA
- a CDS encoding LysR family transcriptional regulator: MANWEGINEFVAVVETQSFTAAAERLSTSVANISRRVNALEDKLAVKLFVRTTRKVSVTEVGATYYQHCKPLVDGLALAELAITQLQASPTGKIKMTAPVTFGEQVLAPLMHEFLLQYPQIELDLVLSNQKMDLVQEGYDLAVRLGKLDDSSMMARKLLDRHMFVCASPEYLTKHGEPHTLSELKRHQCLRGSTKYWRFEDKGTERLIHVDGRVQCNSGYALVDAALKGLGIVQLPDYYVQPYLEAGELVEVLTPYRGDQEGIWALYPQNRMLTSKIRTLIDYLSEALK; the protein is encoded by the coding sequence ATGGCAAATTGGGAAGGCATTAATGAGTTTGTGGCGGTGGTCGAAACACAGAGCTTTACTGCGGCGGCAGAGCGCCTGTCGACTTCCGTTGCTAACATCAGCCGCAGAGTTAATGCATTAGAAGATAAGCTGGCGGTGAAGCTGTTTGTTCGCACCACGAGAAAGGTGTCAGTGACCGAAGTCGGGGCAACCTATTATCAGCACTGTAAGCCACTCGTAGATGGGCTGGCGTTGGCTGAGCTTGCGATTACTCAATTGCAAGCGAGCCCGACAGGCAAAATCAAGATGACCGCGCCAGTCACCTTTGGTGAACAGGTGCTTGCGCCACTCATGCATGAATTTTTATTGCAGTATCCGCAGATTGAGCTGGATTTGGTTCTGTCCAATCAGAAGATGGATCTGGTGCAAGAAGGTTACGATCTTGCCGTGCGTTTGGGTAAGCTTGATGACTCGAGCATGATGGCTCGTAAGCTGCTCGACCGGCACATGTTCGTCTGTGCTAGCCCTGAATACCTAACCAAACATGGTGAGCCACACACATTGTCTGAGTTGAAGCGGCACCAGTGTCTTCGAGGTTCAACCAAATACTGGCGCTTTGAAGATAAGGGTACAGAACGGTTGATACACGTTGATGGCCGCGTACAGTGTAATAGTGGGTATGCGTTGGTGGATGCCGCATTAAAAGGATTGGGAATTGTTCAGCTTCCCGATTATTATGTGCAGCCTTATTTAGAGGCTGGTGAATTAGTGGAAGTGCTGACACCCTATCGTGGTGATCAAGAGGGCATCTGGGCACTCTACCCACAGAACCGCATGCTAACCTCAAAGATAAGAACCCTGATTGACTATTTATCCGAAGCATTAAAATGA